catttttgttcttttttgtttttttactataatatttttagtttatggTCTACCGTGACCTATTTTGACATCACCATAAATTTTTGTAGTGTTTTCTATCTAACACTTTAGATCACAATTTTTTAATTGTGATGATAATTTACTTTATGATTACGTATAAAAATTGTGATCATAGTTATATTGGTTTTAAGTTATTTTCATAACTTGATTTATGGTTACCCTTTAAGTGTGATTATAGCTTGTTATATAATCATACTATTTTAAACTATAGTCATAACTTATTTTGTAGTCACGGTTTTAAACTGTAATCATTACTTACTctattttatgaaatttgttttgtttaaagtataattatatctaaaaattatgataattacaaaataaatttaaaaaaagacaaatttaagtaatctaaaaatttagattataaattagatatatttttagtccaaatttcacaaataaaaacaTATTATATCATATTCACTATATGTAATACGTGgtaaaattttataacaaaagaaatacaaaaaacatcaaaatattatatttaaataactaaaatatatataaaatctgTCTCATCTTATATATCtatcaaaaataatattctttaccttgtaacaaaagaaataaatattttactcATATTCCCATTCAAATTCCTATgatctccctctcttttctttctttttcttcttttattcccTTACTGTGTGCAAGCTTGAGTTTTAGCAATGTAGGGTTAAAATGAAAAGTGGTAATATAAGAGAGAGTAGGTATATGTTAATGAAAATGGTTTCAAAAGATGAGTTCcaattttttggatattaataaaaaaaattaggatctCAAGAAGttgaagataataataaaataataatttaaaaatttaatttttttaatagaatcaataaaaatttaataattaattatttttgttaaataaaactCAATTTTTATGACTAACATtagttttaagtttttttaatagttagtttattagtgtctattttattattagacATGGTTATTTCATAGAATATATATGAAGTACAAAAGTTATAtttcatatttaaaataattttatttatatccaaaatttttaccatatatatataatagaaatattaggaggtatgagaattttttttttattatttagctattaatttaatttttttaatttagttcttTTAGTCCAGTAATTcagtaatatattttattttatatttttaaacattaatagtTAAGTGatagtcaaaaataataaattttgataattttgtatatttttgtgtatacaaattagaaagtaaaaaaaaaaaaaaaacctaggtATACATATTATTATGATGGCATTTTGAAATGGTGGCTGACAATGAAATTGGAGGGAAAGTGTTCATCAGCTGTCATCACTGGTTGGCTTTGGTCCCTTTGTACCCCCCATGCCATCACAAGAAtcaatctctctctctcaaaaacgATAACACCATTACATGTTTGTGGTCTACAACTCATCGTACTTTTTTACTACACTAGCTCTCCCTGCTCTGCAATATAAGCTTCATTGCTTCAATCCCCCCCTTACTCCCTTTGCTTTGACACATTACAACATCCAAATATATCAACAAAagaggaaaaacaattatatatatatatatatataaaaaggggGGGATAATTATTCAATGGTGgggctcctctctctctctcttggccTTTTCTACCTACTTGCCTTCTACAAAAACCGGACCCTCCACTCAACCAAATATGAGATAATTATTCACTTTTAGTGCAACACTATCATATATACTATATTATTCCATTCTACTAAGCTACTTGTTCATCATCATCGACCCATGGATAAACATGAACCTGAAACAGTTAGAAGCACTAGCAGTTATGTCAACAATGGCAACATCAATGATCATGAAGGCGACATGATTAGGTGGTTCGAGGAAGTGTCCGCGAAGGCCGGTGCGGTCCAAACGGAGGTGCTATGCCGGATCCTGAAAGAGAATTTCAAGGTGGAATATCTGAAGAAATGGTTATTAGTAGGGAAGGAAGAGATTAATGTAGCAGAGATGGATGCATGTGCTTTGGAATCTCTTTTCACTTCTGTGGTTCCTCTTTCTTCTCATGAGGATTTTGAACCATTTATTCAAAGGATTGCAGATGGGGACACTGCCTCTATACTCACTCAGCAACCCATAACCACTCTTTCCCTAAGGTACTATTCTATACTTCTTCTAGattaattagggtgttacatcccTTTTTATGCATACAAAAGATACTTTTAAGTTTATGCACATTTTTATAGGAATCAGAatatatatggaatattttactGGTATAGGTCATACTATTACTAACTATCTACTTATTTATTCCCTCTAGCTCTAGCTCTAGTTCTAGCTCCAATTTTCCTCAATAGTCTCTTATATGATGCTTCATTCATAAGGTTGTTTTATGTTGTCTCATGGAGTATATAGGTAAGGattcattcataaattaaatagccCATGTGAAAATAATTAACATGACAGCCTTTTCATCATATGCAAGTTGATCACAGATCACCATCCATTTTTCtttggaaaacaaaaaaagaaaaagagaaaattttgatATTCTTGTGTGGTGGGGTGGTTTTTGCAGTTCCGGAACCACAGAAGGTAGGCAGAAATTTGTTCCATTCACGAGGCACAGTGCACAAACAACCCTTGAAACTTTCACTTTATCTGCAGCATATAGGTCAAGGTGTGCTTCTCAATGCAACCTCTGAGAtttgattattgtttattatTTGAGATTTGAACATGTGACTATTATTATGATAGGGTTTATCCAATAAGGGAAGGAGGTAAGATTCTTGAATTCATATACAGCGGCAACCAATTCAAAACAAAAGGAGGGTTAATTGCAGGAACCGCCACAACACACTACTATGCAAGTGAGGAGTTCAGGATCAAACAGGAGAGAACTAAGTCATTCACTTGCAGCCCCTATGAGGTTATCTCCGCCGGTGACTACAAGCAATCCACCTACTGCCACCTCCTCCTCGGCCTCTTCTTCTCTCATGATGTCGAATTCATCACCTCTGCCTTCGTCTATGGCATCGTCCAAGCCTTTCGCAGCTTCGAAGAGCTCTGGAGAGACTTGTGCAATGACATTAGACACGGCACCTTAAGTTCTAGAATAAAGGTACTCGCATGAAATCATTTCTTCCAAAATACAAATCTGAACATAATCTTTCTAATTGTATGTGGTGATGTATGTTTCAACAAAAAGGTACCAAAAATGAGAGAGGCGGTGTTGGAAATCATAACAGCAAACCAAAGTTTGGCATCAAGAATAGAAGGGATATGCGAGGAGGTAGAAGTGATGGACTGGTTTGGTTTGATTCCAAAGCTATGGCCAAATGCAAAGTACGTGTATTCCATAATGACAGGTTCAATGCAACCATATTTGAAGAGGCTAAGGCACTATGCAAATGGGTTACCATTGGTGAGTGGTGACTATGGTTCAAGTGAGAGCTGGATTGGGGTTAATGTGGATCCAAGTTCACCACCAGAGAGTGTCACATTTGCTGTGGTTCCAACTTTCTCTTACTTTGAGTTCATACCACTTTACAGACACAAACATAGTTGCGGTTCCTCTCATGATGCTGCTGCTGATGATGATTTCGTTGAAGACAAGCCAATCCCACTATCTAAGGTTAAAGTTGGACAAGAGTACGAAATTGCACTCACCACTTTCACTGGTTTGCActtctccttcttattcatattcATCTCGTTTTTCATCATTTCAATAAGTAAAACATTCTTAACAACTCTTAATTATATCATACCCTTATACATACCATATCAATTTTCTCAACTATTGCAGGAAATTTTGTTAGGGAGTAACTTAGATAAAAATTGTCAAAATCGtcttttttttagatattttttaataattaaaatttaacacatataattaattaaattgtgttatttttattaaaattagatcggATAAATTAGTTtagtcaaaaaattaataaattaaattttgaaagtctacattaatatttttataaagaataactaaaatatccctatataattttaaaaacgctaaattctaaccctatgacgatagagaaaaaaaaaggctAGAATTTAAgattcttaaaattaatatatataatcagagtattttagtcattttttataataaaagtattgtaattattttttataaaaaataatatttatttggccaaattttaacaaaaaataatacaatttaatcgattatatgtgttaaattttaattattaaaaaacatctttaaaaaaagatgttttagaTGTCTTTATTGGAATGGCTCCCATTTTGTTAACTATTCTTTTAAAAgtatattaagattaattattatttatatacgataaaaaaattaattaatatgtgTTTTTAATGAAACTCTTAAAGCAACCACTAACAtgtgttaaaaatataaacatataatacaaaacataatttttttaagaataaatataaaaaaataacttttaatgaACTAATATTAGTCAAATTttattgttaaattattttttaactctattttttttaaaagtataagaattaaaatttaagatttagaatctagaataaaaaataatttcaaaaaagtaattaaaattgagtaaaaaattatctttctaATTGAAATGTTTTTTTAATGGTGAACTTCAGGGAGTCATATTAAAATAAAAGCTATTTTTTTCAACATATATACTCTTTTTTTTCACGGATTATGTATTATTGGTGTTTGATCTACCATTATCTTTCTTAATAGACATATCACTTATATGAATTAGATCCTAAATGAATCTTTTggcttatctttctttttttgttgaaTAAAGTCCATTAAATTAtgctatataaaaattataaacaacCCACTAATAAGATTATGTTtgagaatcatatcttttcccaataaataaatatttttttcttagaaaGTTGAAAAATAGATTATAATGGGAACtaataactttaaaataaaaattatcataTAAGCAAAAATAACATTTTGAAACTTATAATTTTATGCAAAGGTTATTATTTTTGAGTTGTAATAACTTTACCAAGTTGATGACCTCAACtatcaaatattaaataataaaaaattattgttctATACCTATTTTTGTGATTATTGTTTATATATTATTTCAAATACAATAGATTATCTTAAAATCACTTGGCTTTTTAGTTAAAGtatatagatataaattaattatcagataatcaattattataaaaagaaattatacaaataaaaatattaaaataaatttaagttttCATCATATTCCCAAACACACCCTTAGAGTTTATATTGGTTTTCCTTCAAAACCAATCACCAATAATGTTCTAACATAAGGTAGAGAAATCTTAGGTAAACTCTGTTAATTTGAAATAttataactattatatatttgttgAATGGTGAATTGGTGATATTTctgtataaaaatatttagatatttatgTACACTAAATATTATCTTCTATTTATAATAAGAGCAATGCTAGGAGCCAGCAat
This region of Arachis hypogaea cultivar Tifrunner chromosome 8, arahy.Tifrunner.gnm2.J5K5, whole genome shotgun sequence genomic DNA includes:
- the LOC112707093 gene encoding indole-3-acetic acid-amido synthetase GH3.10 isoform X1 — its product is MDKHEPETVRSTSSYVNNGNINDHEGDMIRWFEEVSAKAGAVQTEVLCRILKENFKVEYLKKWLLVGKEEINVAEMDACALESLFTSVVPLSSHEDFEPFIQRIADGDTASILTQQPITTLSLSSGTTEGRQKFVPFTRHSAQTTLETFTLSAAYRSRVYPIREGGKILEFIYSGNQFKTKGGLIAGTATTHYYASEEFRIKQERTKSFTCSPYEVISAGDYKQSTYCHLLLGLFFSHDVEFITSAFVYGIVQAFRSFEELWRDLCNDIRHGTLSSRIKVPKMREAVLEIITANQSLASRIEGICEEVEVMDWFGLIPKLWPNAKYVYSIMTGSMQPYLKRLRHYANGLPLVSGDYGSSESWIGVNVDPSSPPESVTFAVVPTFSYFEFIPLYRHKHSCGSSHDAAADDDFVEDKPIPLSKVKVGQEYEIALTTFTGLYRCRLGDVVEVGGFHNGTPKLNFICRRKLILTVNIDKNTEKDLQAVVEKASYILQSQTNNNAELVDFTSYADLTTQPGCYVIFWEIKGDAHDHVLQSCSTEMDAAFVDYGYVVSRKTSSIGPLELCIVEKGTFKKILDCFVANGATLGQFKTPRCTNNPLLLNILHACTLKIFRSTAYA
- the LOC112707093 gene encoding indole-3-acetic acid-amido synthetase GH3.10 isoform X2; translated protein: MLSHGVYSSGTTEGRQKFVPFTRHSAQTTLETFTLSAAYRSRVYPIREGGKILEFIYSGNQFKTKGGLIAGTATTHYYASEEFRIKQERTKSFTCSPYEVISAGDYKQSTYCHLLLGLFFSHDVEFITSAFVYGIVQAFRSFEELWRDLCNDIRHGTLSSRIKVPKMREAVLEIITANQSLASRIEGICEEVEVMDWFGLIPKLWPNAKYVYSIMTGSMQPYLKRLRHYANGLPLVSGDYGSSESWIGVNVDPSSPPESVTFAVVPTFSYFEFIPLYRHKHSCGSSHDAAADDDFVEDKPIPLSKVKVGQEYEIALTTFTGLYRCRLGDVVEVGGFHNGTPKLNFICRRKLILTVNIDKNTEKDLQAVVEKASYILQSQTNNNAELVDFTSYADLTTQPGCYVIFWEIKGDAHDHVLQSCSTEMDAAFVDYGYVVSRKTSSIGPLELCIVEKGTFKKILDCFVANGATLGQFKTPRCTNNPLLLNILHACTLKIFRSTAYA